A DNA window from Acidimicrobiales bacterium contains the following coding sequences:
- a CDS encoding penicillin-binding transpeptidase domain-containing protein, whose amino-acid sequence MHTEWESQFEDAGVVGTFVLHRLESDVVDVGGSNRWSERFTPASTFKIINSLIALDTGVISTVDEIVTWDGVERDVDVWNQDHSLRTAIEFSAVWVYQDLARRVGSERMQRLVSEVDYGNSDIGGPIDSFWLRGDLRISAIEQVDVLARLMVDGLPFDPADQASVREILVREAGPDWVWGHKTGTALAEEPVIGWLVGFTEFDGASWVFALNVDLPVDPDLAAQINPDYRVSIAREILASAGALPRHQRAR is encoded by the coding sequence GTGCACACGGAGTGGGAGTCACAGTTCGAGGACGCCGGCGTAGTAGGCACGTTCGTTCTTCACAGGCTCGAGTCAGACGTGGTTGACGTTGGCGGGAGCAATCGCTGGAGCGAACGATTCACCCCGGCGTCCACCTTCAAGATCATCAACTCGCTGATCGCTCTCGACACGGGGGTGATCAGCACCGTCGACGAGATAGTGACGTGGGACGGTGTCGAGCGCGACGTCGATGTGTGGAACCAGGATCATTCCCTGCGCACTGCGATCGAGTTCTCGGCGGTTTGGGTCTATCAGGATCTCGCTCGCAGGGTGGGAAGTGAGCGGATGCAGCGACTTGTGTCCGAGGTCGACTACGGGAACTCCGACATCGGCGGACCCATCGATTCGTTCTGGCTGCGAGGCGACCTGCGAATCTCGGCGATCGAACAGGTCGACGTGTTGGCAAGACTCATGGTCGACGGGCTCCCGTTTGACCCAGCCGATCAGGCTTCGGTGCGAGAGATATTGGTACGAGAAGCGGGTCCGGATTGGGTCTGGGGCCACAAGACTGGCACCGCACTGGCCGAAGAACCCGTGATCGGGTGGTTGGTCGGCTTCACCGAATTCGACGGCGCGAGCTGGGTGTTTGCACTCAACGTCGACCTACCGGTCGACCCGGACCTCGCCGCCCAGATCAACCCTGATTACAGGGTCAGCATCGCCCGCGAGATTCTGGCCTCGGCCGGAGCTCTACCTCGCCATCAGCGTGCTCGGTAG
- the fliG gene encoding flagellar motor switch protein FliG, with amino-acid sequence MTELAEMTARQKVAAFLIAVGPERAATILAFMDETEVEAVAQEISRLGRVPSTTLDGVLDQFYSDAISGNVNSVGGIDYARTLLESWRGGRSEEMIQRLLDAAQNRPFGFLAQFEADHILQFIIDEHPQTVSLVISHLPTSLGAKILTSLPKDLQCDVALRIARLEPASPDIIRAVEISLRTRLGNVTGADLSSGSAGAEGLAGLLNTTDRTTEKNILGHLAEAEPELAEEVRTLMFIFEDIVGMSDKDLQEVMRTVDTKELALALKGVKDEVKDAVFRNLSERAKASLQDEIEFLGPVKVSEVEGAQTSIVAVIRRLEEEGRVTMRAGADGGFIE; translated from the coding sequence ATGACCGAACTGGCCGAGATGACGGCGCGTCAGAAGGTGGCCGCCTTCCTGATAGCCGTCGGACCCGAGCGGGCCGCGACGATCCTGGCGTTCATGGACGAGACCGAGGTGGAGGCCGTCGCCCAGGAGATATCGCGCCTTGGTCGGGTACCTTCCACCACCCTCGACGGCGTGCTCGACCAGTTCTACAGCGATGCGATAAGCGGCAACGTGAACTCGGTCGGCGGCATCGACTACGCACGAACCCTTCTCGAGAGTTGGAGGGGCGGTCGCAGCGAAGAGATGATCCAGAGGCTGCTCGACGCAGCCCAGAACCGGCCGTTCGGATTCCTCGCCCAGTTCGAGGCCGACCACATCCTGCAGTTCATCATCGACGAGCACCCGCAGACCGTGTCGCTTGTGATCAGTCATCTGCCCACATCGCTGGGTGCGAAGATCCTGACCTCTTTGCCCAAGGACCTGCAGTGCGACGTGGCACTGCGCATCGCCAGGCTGGAACCGGCCAGCCCCGACATCATCCGCGCCGTTGAGATCAGCCTGAGAACGCGGCTGGGCAACGTGACGGGTGCAGACCTCTCGTCTGGGTCGGCGGGCGCGGAAGGCCTTGCCGGCCTGTTGAACACCACCGACCGCACGACCGAGAAGAACATCCTGGGACATCTGGCCGAAGCCGAACCCGAACTGGCCGAAGAGGTCCGCACCCTCATGTTCATCTTCGAGGACATCGTCGGCATGTCGGACAAGGACCTCCAAGAGGTCATGCGCACCGTCGACACCAAGGAGCTGGCCTTGGCGTTGAAGGGCGTCAAGGACGAGGTCAAAGACGCTGTGTTCCGCAACCTGTCCGAGCGCGCCAAGGCCTCGCTGCAGGATGAAATCGAATTCCTCGGTCCGGTGAAGGTCAGCGAGGTCGAGGGAGCTCAGACCTCGATCGTGGCCGTCATCCGCAGGCTCGAAGAAGAGGGCAGGGTCACCATGCGAGCCGGCGCAGACGGCGGGTTCATCGAATGA
- a CDS encoding M23 family metallopeptidase: MSVSDVMSRISSIQTRFGLSPMSFYAAPSVADYAPLADEALLIESGLLDDINQAASNAGVDPAELLELLAVQRADARISQPATPVADRVFPVPGESAGSPFGIRSDPFTGEPRMHKGVDVGAPMGTPIVAAQAGTVTFAGEWGSYGNIVIIDHGDGVETRYAHQSQVGVAAGDRVEAGQAIGAVGSTGRSTGPHLHFEVRVDGEAIDPVEWLGS; this comes from the coding sequence GTGAGTGTGTCAGACGTGATGTCACGGATCTCGTCGATCCAGACACGGTTCGGTCTGTCGCCGATGAGCTTCTACGCGGCCCCATCGGTCGCGGACTATGCGCCGCTGGCCGACGAAGCGCTGTTGATCGAGTCGGGCCTACTCGACGACATCAATCAGGCTGCGTCGAACGCAGGTGTCGATCCGGCCGAGTTGCTGGAGTTGCTGGCAGTTCAACGAGCCGATGCTCGGATCTCACAGCCTGCTACGCCGGTTGCCGATCGCGTCTTTCCTGTGCCCGGCGAATCGGCAGGCTCTCCGTTCGGTATTCGGTCTGATCCGTTCACTGGCGAACCCCGCATGCACAAGGGCGTCGACGTCGGGGCCCCGATGGGCACTCCGATAGTCGCGGCCCAGGCCGGAACCGTCACGTTCGCAGGCGAGTGGGGTAGTTACGGAAACATCGTGATCATCGATCATGGTGACGGCGTCGAGACCCGCTATGCGCACCAGAGCCAGGTAGGGGTCGCGGCCGGCGATCGGGTCGAGGCAGGCCAGGCGATTGGGGCTGTCGGATCCACCGGCCGTTCGACAGGACCGCACCTGCATTTCGAGGTGAGGGTCGATGGTGAGGCGATTGATCCGGTCGAGTGGTTGGGGAGCTGA
- a CDS encoding flagellar assembly protein FliW gives MNSPNPTILTFEDGIIGLPAVTQFVLTEVSPDAPEDALFQLLRSLDGELSMVVTQPWILFPDYAPDVPDSELERIGATSEDDVTIFNPVTLNAEEGCVYVNLLGPFIVNLKTFQARQVVLAESEYPVRARVDLTES, from the coding sequence GTGAACTCCCCGAACCCAACGATCCTCACCTTCGAAGACGGCATCATCGGCCTGCCCGCTGTGACACAGTTCGTGCTCACCGAGGTCTCGCCCGACGCGCCCGAAGACGCACTGTTCCAACTGTTGCGCTCGCTCGACGGCGAGCTGTCGATGGTGGTGACCCAGCCGTGGATCCTGTTCCCCGACTACGCACCCGACGTTCCCGACTCTGAACTCGAGCGCATCGGCGCCACCAGCGAGGACGACGTCACCATCTTCAATCCGGTGACATTGAACGCCGAAGAGGGTTGCGTGTACGTGAACTTGCTCGGGCCGTTCATCGTCAACCTGAAGACCTTCCAGGCCCGCCAGGTCGTACTGGCCGAGTCCGAATACCCTGTTCGGGCGCGGGTCGACCTGACGGAAAGCTGA
- a CDS encoding FliH/SctL family protein: MNRRSGGVVRQGAFAIPQPNKPNDVPQAPSGPRTVTQPGIDELSRLDPRFAAQLDERLDQARREGYDRGFAEGMTRASDRIESLSNSISSSATALANLDDRSRRQATEALIDLAIEIATRVMDRTPHDGGQALANRLQLELESLPSGPVTIDANPEDIALLAKALPGDAIVVAADPTLKPGEAKLRGEWVMADMTREAGWKAVRRIIEDACQQG, from the coding sequence ATGAACCGCCGATCTGGAGGCGTCGTGCGCCAGGGCGCATTTGCGATCCCACAGCCGAACAAGCCAAACGACGTGCCGCAGGCCCCATCGGGGCCGCGCACCGTCACCCAACCGGGCATCGACGAGCTGTCGAGGCTGGACCCGAGGTTTGCAGCCCAGCTCGACGAACGGCTCGACCAGGCCCGGCGCGAGGGCTACGACCGCGGATTCGCCGAGGGCATGACCCGCGCGTCGGACCGCATCGAGTCGCTGTCGAACAGCATCTCGTCTTCGGCTACCGCTCTGGCGAACCTCGACGACCGTTCACGCCGACAGGCCACCGAAGCCCTGATCGATCTCGCCATCGAGATAGCCACCAGGGTGATGGATCGCACACCACACGATGGCGGTCAGGCGCTGGCCAACCGCCTTCAGCTAGAGCTCGAGTCGCTGCCCTCGGGGCCTGTGACCATCGACGCCAACCCAGAAGACATCGCCTTGCTGGCAAAGGCCCTACCCGGCGACGCCATCGTTGTGGCAGCCGACCCGACGCTGAAGCCGGGCGAGGCCAAGCTGAGAGGCGAATGGGTCATGGCCGACATGACCCGCGAGGCGGGCTGGAAGGCCGTCAGGCGAATCATCGAGGACGCCTGTCAGCAGGGCTGA
- the csrA gene encoding carbon storage regulator CsrA, with product MLVLSRRKGEAVIIGHSVTVTIIDIRGDQVRVGIDAPRSVPVHREEIYRQVVEENAAAARSADIASPLLNRTAPKRPKQG from the coding sequence ATGCTCGTTCTCTCACGCCGCAAGGGCGAAGCGGTGATCATCGGTCATTCGGTGACCGTCACCATCATCGATATCCGAGGAGATCAGGTGCGGGTCGGAATCGACGCCCCTCGCTCGGTTCCCGTTCACCGTGAAGAGATCTATCGCCAGGTGGTCGAAGAGAACGCCGCCGCGGCCCGCTCGGCCGACATCGCATCTCCCCTGCTGAACCGCACCGCACCCAAGCGCCCCAAACAGGGCTGA
- a CDS encoding sigma-70 family RNA polymerase sigma factor yields MQFLSTAAHSGEARAQRTLHQYVDIFGHTVWSIIRSDEMWQNASTLCPIVRQTPRISCRGGPRKPGGRAAAVPRRSNDTTELDDPNSLAAQHIDLIHPIVTQVASRFPRHVDRSELWSAGAIGLVEASRSYNPETGVPFNRYASIRIRGAMIDSTRKRDWAVRSLRRQMRELHEAEQHIETTKGRHATDLEIADALKITPEEVEQRRAASAVSSLLHLDQEDPDRVSLGERIVEEESERLPEEHLASREMVGTLRTAIEGLPELQRDVVRRYYLDGEMLQTIATSLGVTEARVSQIRAEAVNAMRSYFTTLYQGVAEVPEDAPGRRGRASYLATMATRSTWLTRLEAAEPSQTKGQRAAG; encoded by the coding sequence ATGCAGTTTCTGTCGACCGCAGCCCACTCTGGTGAAGCTCGGGCACAACGCACGCTCCACCAATATGTGGACATATTCGGGCACACTGTCTGGTCGATCATCCGATCTGACGAAATGTGGCAGAACGCCTCAACTCTGTGCCCCATCGTCCGACAGACACCACGCATCAGTTGCCGGGGCGGGCCCCGGAAACCTGGAGGGAGGGCGGCTGCAGTGCCTAGACGCTCGAATGACACCACCGAGCTAGACGATCCGAATTCACTGGCGGCTCAACACATCGATTTGATCCATCCGATAGTCACCCAGGTGGCATCACGGTTCCCGCGTCACGTCGACCGCAGCGAGCTGTGGAGCGCCGGTGCGATCGGGTTGGTAGAGGCCTCGCGGTCGTACAACCCCGAGACCGGCGTGCCATTCAACCGCTACGCCTCCATTCGAATCCGTGGCGCGATGATCGACTCGACGCGCAAGCGCGACTGGGCGGTGCGTTCGCTGCGCCGCCAGATGCGCGAACTGCACGAGGCCGAACAACACATCGAGACGACCAAGGGGCGTCACGCCACCGATCTCGAGATCGCCGATGCACTGAAGATCACCCCAGAAGAGGTCGAGCAAAGGCGCGCCGCTTCGGCGGTTTCTTCGCTGCTTCACCTCGACCAGGAAGACCCCGACCGCGTCTCGCTCGGCGAACGCATCGTCGAGGAAGAATCCGAGCGCCTTCCAGAAGAACACCTAGCAAGTCGCGAGATGGTCGGAACCCTACGCACAGCCATCGAGGGATTGCCGGAACTGCAGCGCGATGTCGTTCGCCGCTATTACCTCGATGGCGAGATGCTGCAGACCATCGCCACCAGCCTCGGTGTCACCGAGGCCAGGGTGTCTCAGATCCGCGCCGAGGCTGTGAACGCCATGCGCAGCTACTTCACCACCCTCTACCAGGGTGTTGCCGAGGTTCCAGAAGATGCCCCCGGCCGCAGGGGCAGGGCCTCTTACCTGGCCACCATGGCGACCCGCTCGACATGGCTGACCCGCCTCGAAGCTGCCGAGCCCTCACAGACAAAGGGTCAACGAGCGGCAGGTTGA
- the flgK gene encoding flagellar hook-associated protein FlgK, which yields MPIQSLHTGYSGLNVAQIGIDTTSNNVANANTEGYARQRIDQRALPNIDKIVGRLGTGVKVDDITAARDLFLDARVRDARAQTAGYSANAELLARAEGLLGEPDFGIASALDDLWNGLEDLSLDPSDAGKRTTVKNQLEVIAGRFNAIAEGMDDLVADTGTQLTSELKDINLVIDEIAELNGSIQQVIASRSTPNDLIDRRNLLLDELSEKLGVHVTHLDNASVRVSLNGLALVDGQSAKHVSWDASSLQLLHANGSALRAGGSVGGFQSFIVDDAASINTQLDQLAIDIHDAMNTRHAAGFVDSGVAGGALFSYDITDPARTLTSVLASIDDLAVSGVDGTPFPIHDGDNARFMAELRNEALGPGSPILLESARGLVTDIGSRTAQALASADANADLQLSAELQRSGATGVNIDEEMVALIQYQRAYEAAARVITAADEALNTLINRTGLVGR from the coding sequence ATGCCCATTCAGTCTCTGCACACCGGCTACTCCGGCCTGAATGTCGCCCAGATCGGCATCGATACGACGTCCAACAACGTCGCCAACGCCAACACCGAGGGTTACGCCAGGCAGCGCATCGACCAAAGGGCGCTACCCAACATCGACAAGATCGTCGGGCGTCTGGGCACCGGCGTGAAGGTCGACGACATCACCGCTGCCCGCGATCTCTTCTTGGACGCGAGGGTGCGCGACGCGCGGGCCCAGACCGCCGGCTACAGCGCCAACGCCGAACTGCTCGCCAGGGCCGAGGGCCTGTTGGGCGAACCGGACTTTGGCATCGCCTCTGCCCTGGACGACCTGTGGAATGGCCTCGAGGACTTGTCGCTCGACCCGAGCGATGCGGGCAAGCGAACCACCGTCAAGAACCAGCTGGAGGTGATCGCCGGTCGTTTCAACGCGATCGCCGAGGGCATGGACGACCTGGTCGCCGACACCGGAACACAGCTGACCAGCGAGCTGAAGGACATAAACCTCGTCATCGACGAGATTGCCGAGCTGAACGGTTCCATCCAGCAGGTGATCGCCTCGCGATCGACACCGAACGACCTGATCGACAGACGCAACCTGTTGCTGGACGAGCTGTCCGAGAAGCTCGGCGTGCACGTCACCCACCTGGACAACGCGTCGGTGAGAGTCAGCCTGAACGGTTTGGCCTTGGTCGACGGGCAGAGCGCCAAACACGTCAGCTGGGACGCCAGCTCGCTTCAACTGCTGCACGCGAACGGAAGCGCACTGCGCGCCGGGGGTTCTGTGGGTGGGTTCCAGAGCTTCATCGTCGATGATGCCGCATCGATCAACACACAGCTCGACCAGTTGGCCATCGACATCCACGACGCCATGAACACCCGTCACGCTGCGGGCTTCGTCGACAGCGGTGTGGCGGGCGGAGCCTTGTTCAGCTACGACATCACCGACCCGGCGCGGACGCTGACTTCGGTGCTGGCCAGCATCGACGATCTCGCCGTGTCCGGAGTGGACGGCACACCATTCCCGATCCACGACGGCGACAACGCCAGGTTCATGGCCGAGTTGCGCAACGAAGCGCTCGGACCCGGCTCGCCGATACTGCTCGAGTCGGCACGAGGCCTGGTCACCGACATCGGCAGCCGCACGGCCCAGGCGCTGGCGTCAGCCGATGCCAACGCCGATCTGCAGCTCTCGGCCGAACTTCAGCGCTCGGGGGCCACGGGCGTGAACATCGACGAGGAGATGGTCGCCCTGATCCAGTACCAGAGGGCCTACGAGGCCGCCGCTCGCGTGATCACGGCCGCAGACGAGGCGTTGAACACGCTGATCAACCGCACCGGCCTGGTCGGCCGATGA
- a CDS encoding HD domain-containing phosphohydrolase codes for MTEESSAPQRPSGGKPATIAALWLSPASRERVEAAMACKISDGVEAASGADIVLISTRLPRVRMASVMQRLVEIVECPIVAVCHAGGEETASDLVRLGATMILAEGNEATISRYLQAPPGKAPVDEDGAEIPMREPDAEPLVSGFTLAIDSSSSGGRLASSIDPVTRLPLSAAFTLRFADMIQSESLPRIGFIRVANRREAFGRLDRHALDLVRRRLVMQFQNVLAGLPIELFQMEDLEFAFISQSMSLKDAEHVGKALIQIARGFAPSGAAPLELAIGHAGPEVANEPRTLRELATRAVEAAQTHGGAIVSGDELALSEANSTENDAVNAMARWVDEHRHGGSNHHGRVAQIAVAVGRELGIDGIEMIRLRLAASIHDIGMISLGEELVAKDPAELAGEELERYRSHPTLGANFVALSAGEEVVGAIKHHHENWDGSGYPEGIEGEDIPLMARVVAMAEHIEELIEQGMTPDQMVAELEVSSGSRHDPAVVWTGVTIIRDGVLHELLSAV; via the coding sequence ATGACCGAAGAGTCATCCGCGCCTCAGCGACCATCCGGCGGCAAGCCCGCCACCATCGCAGCCCTGTGGTTGTCGCCAGCGTCGCGCGAACGCGTCGAGGCCGCCATGGCGTGCAAGATCAGCGACGGTGTAGAAGCGGCCAGCGGAGCCGACATCGTGTTGATCTCGACCCGGCTGCCGCGCGTGCGTATGGCCTCGGTGATGCAGCGCCTGGTCGAGATCGTCGAATGCCCCATCGTCGCCGTATGTCATGCCGGTGGCGAGGAGACCGCGTCAGACCTGGTCAGGTTGGGCGCAACCATGATCCTGGCCGAGGGCAACGAGGCGACGATCAGCCGTTACCTGCAGGCCCCACCAGGCAAGGCACCCGTCGACGAAGACGGCGCCGAGATTCCGATGCGCGAGCCCGATGCAGAACCGCTCGTCAGTGGGTTCACGCTGGCCATCGATTCGTCCAGCAGCGGAGGTCGGCTGGCCAGCAGCATCGATCCGGTCACCCGCCTTCCGCTCAGCGCGGCCTTCACGCTGCGCTTCGCCGACATGATCCAGTCCGAGAGCCTGCCGAGAATCGGGTTCATACGGGTCGCCAACCGTCGCGAAGCGTTCGGCCGTCTCGACCGACACGCCCTCGATCTGGTGCGGCGCCGGCTGGTGATGCAGTTCCAGAACGTGCTCGCCGGCCTGCCCATCGAGTTGTTCCAGATGGAGGATCTCGAGTTTGCGTTCATCTCACAGTCGATGTCATTGAAGGATGCGGAGCATGTGGGCAAGGCTCTGATTCAGATCGCCCGGGGTTTTGCTCCATCGGGAGCAGCGCCGCTCGAGCTGGCGATAGGCCACGCCGGACCCGAGGTTGCCAACGAACCGCGGACATTGCGCGAACTCGCGACGCGCGCTGTCGAGGCGGCCCAGACCCACGGCGGGGCGATCGTCAGCGGCGATGAACTGGCTCTGTCCGAGGCGAACTCGACCGAGAACGACGCCGTAAACGCCATGGCCCGCTGGGTGGATGAGCATCGCCATGGCGGCTCCAACCACCACGGCCGCGTGGCTCAGATTGCCGTGGCCGTCGGCCGCGAGCTGGGAATCGATGGCATCGAGATGATCCGTCTGAGATTGGCGGCCAGTATCCACGACATCGGCATGATCTCGCTGGGCGAGGAGCTGGTTGCCAAGGACCCAGCCGAGCTGGCAGGAGAGGAACTGGAGCGCTATCGCTCTCACCCGACTCTGGGGGCCAACTTCGTCGCTTTGTCGGCTGGCGAAGAGGTGGTGGGCGCCATCAAGCATCATCACGAGAACTGGGATGGCAGCGGCTACCCAGAGGGCATCGAGGGCGAAGACATCCCCCTGATGGCCAGGGTGGTGGCGATGGCAGAACACATCGAGGAACTGATCGAGCAGGGGATGACCCCAGACCAGATGGTCGCAGAGCTCGAGGTCAGCTCGGGCTCACGCCACGACCCCGCTGTGGTGTGGACCGGCGTCACAATCATCCGCGACGGCGTGCTCCACGAGCTGTTGTCGGCGGTCTGA
- a CDS encoding flagellin, protein MRVSSETMVAQTLNRLQSRLASFDRAQNQLASGKNFLNSSEDVSGMNTSLALRSERRSVEQASRNAEDAMTRINLADSKLQSMLSTMRRARDLAIRGASTLQPSERNAIAEEITSIRDEMVELSNSSFLGHGLFAGTAAGDAVADVAGTWTYTGDSGTLQRRISTTETISVNLLGSEVLGFDAGESAFDVLDQLAADVTAGDTSAVASGLDAIDRVTGRIETGLARLGAAGNRIETALGRNLEIDETLQRQISQVEDVDLAEAIMKVNTEEVALQTTLGAIGRALQPSLLNYLR, encoded by the coding sequence ATGAGAGTCAGCTCAGAGACGATGGTCGCCCAGACCCTGAATCGTCTGCAGAGCCGTTTGGCTTCCTTCGACAGGGCACAGAACCAGCTGGCCAGCGGAAAGAACTTCCTCAACTCATCCGAGGACGTATCGGGAATGAACACCTCGCTGGCCCTTCGGTCGGAACGCCGGTCGGTAGAGCAGGCCAGCCGCAACGCCGAAGACGCGATGACCAGGATCAACCTGGCCGACTCGAAGCTTCAGTCGATGCTGTCGACGATGCGTCGTGCTCGCGATCTGGCGATCCGCGGAGCCAGCACACTGCAACCGTCCGAACGCAACGCGATCGCCGAGGAGATCACCTCGATCCGAGACGAGATGGTCGAACTCTCCAACAGCAGCTTCTTGGGCCACGGCCTGTTTGCCGGCACCGCCGCCGGAGACGCTGTGGCCGACGTCGCCGGAACGTGGACCTACACCGGTGACTCAGGCACCCTGCAGCGCCGCATCAGCACAACCGAGACCATCTCGGTGAACCTGCTGGGCAGCGAGGTGCTGGGCTTCGATGCCGGCGAATCGGCGTTCGATGTTCTCGATCAGTTGGCCGCCGACGTGACTGCAGGCGACACTTCCGCTGTGGCGTCGGGACTCGACGCCATCGACCGCGTGACAGGGCGAATAGAAACCGGTCTTGCAAGACTCGGTGCCGCGGGCAACCGCATCGAAACCGCGCTGGGCCGCAACCTCGAAATCGACGAGACCCTGCAGCGGCAGATTTCACAGGTCGAAGACGTAGACCTGGCCGAAGCGATCATGAAGGTCAATACCGAGGAGGTCGCACTTCAGACCACGCTCGGCGCCATCGGTCGTGCTCTTCAGCCTTCACTGCTCAACTACCTCAGGTGA
- a CDS encoding GGDEF domain-containing protein, translated as MNDDTIELTNVEERLQERIRDLESENAHLRLQLAIMSSTDPVTGLANRAGIVDSIEVAINRLPRMSEPFAVVGVRFPQLNELNDDDLRIDAVRDLGALLAAGLRNVDRVGRIDDTTFVAVLANIPTDHVSTVTDRTRGTLGALVEVAGLPESSLEPGLCAISVVDPAHQTNAMVLLETISEHLSSGETSLVVF; from the coding sequence ATGAACGACGACACGATCGAATTGACCAACGTCGAGGAACGGCTGCAAGAGCGCATCCGCGATCTCGAATCAGAGAATGCGCACCTGCGTTTGCAGCTCGCGATCATGTCCTCGACCGATCCGGTCACGGGCCTTGCCAACAGGGCTGGCATCGTCGATTCGATCGAGGTGGCGATCAACCGGCTGCCCCGGATGAGCGAGCCCTTTGCCGTCGTCGGCGTGCGGTTCCCGCAGCTCAACGAACTGAACGACGACGACCTTCGCATCGACGCCGTTCGTGATCTGGGCGCGCTGCTGGCCGCCGGGTTGCGCAACGTCGACCGGGTTGGTCGCATCGACGACACCACGTTCGTCGCAGTGTTGGCCAACATTCCAACCGACCACGTCTCCACGGTTACAGACCGCACCCGCGGCACGCTTGGGGCGCTGGTCGAGGTCGCCGGCCTGCCCGAGTCTTCGCTGGAGCCTGGCCTTTGTGCGATCTCGGTGGTCGATCCGGCTCACCAGACGAACGCGATGGTCTTGCTGGAGACGATCTCCGAGCACCTGTCGTCGGGCGAGACCTCGTTGGTCGTCTTCTGA